One Algibacter sp. L3A6 genomic region harbors:
- a CDS encoding SGNH/GDSL hydrolase family protein has translation MKSYLYFIILVLCFNPKAYSQTESVLKDVVNPSTFSDLTLTSPNGGEFWQVGKIPSISWESNNLSNDVTLEYSIDDGSTWTNIATVSNVTSSYAWGVPNDVSKVGLVRVTSGTLTDASDSVFEISDDDSTCNIVVIGSSTAEGLGASTIENSWVYKYNEALFQKNTMLNVVNLGLGGLTTYDLLPTESSTVLPPGVTIKTDRNITKALSYNPIAIILNLPSNDTYNGYSTSTQLTNFAEINSEATNSSVPIWITTTQPRYFSELADVQTQIDVRDAILNTYTDKALDFWTDIAENDGTILSNLNSGDGTHVNDVGHGILLDKVMGENIEDLTSVGNPLNDDRAIGENVSTKLLYNLR, from the coding sequence ATGAAAAGTTATTTATATTTTATAATACTTGTCTTGTGTTTTAATCCAAAGGCATACTCTCAAACTGAATCTGTATTAAAGGATGTCGTAAATCCTTCTACGTTTTCGGATTTAACTCTAACTTCTCCTAACGGTGGTGAGTTTTGGCAAGTAGGAAAAATACCGAGTATTTCTTGGGAAAGCAATAATTTGAGTAACGATGTTACTTTAGAATATTCAATTGATGATGGAAGTACATGGACTAATATAGCAACTGTGTCAAATGTAACTAGTAGTTACGCCTGGGGCGTACCTAACGATGTGTCTAAAGTTGGTTTAGTGCGTGTTACATCGGGAACTTTAACAGATGCTAGTGATAGTGTCTTCGAAATTTCAGATGATGATTCAACCTGTAATATTGTTGTTATCGGATCTTCTACTGCGGAAGGGTTAGGAGCGTCTACAATAGAAAACTCGTGGGTGTATAAATATAATGAGGCTTTGTTTCAAAAGAATACTATGCTAAATGTTGTTAATTTGGGTTTAGGAGGGCTTACAACTTACGATTTGTTACCAACTGAATCTTCTACAGTATTACCTCCTGGAGTAACTATTAAAACAGATAGAAATATTACAAAGGCATTATCATATAATCCTATTGCAATTATTCTGAATTTACCATCTAATGATACTTATAATGGGTATTCAACTTCGACACAGCTAACTAATTTTGCAGAGATTAATTCCGAAGCAACAAATAGTTCTGTTCCTATTTGGATAACTACAACGCAACCTAGATACTTTTCTGAACTGGCGGATGTTCAAACTCAAATAGATGTTCGAGATGCTATTTTAAACACTTACACGGATAAGGCTCTTGATTTCTGGACGGATATAGCAGAAAACGATGGGACTATTTTATCTAATTTAAATAGTGGGGATGGCACGCATGTTAACGATGTTGGACATGGTATTTTATTAGATAAAGTAATGGGTGAAAATATTGAAGATTTAACGTCTGTAGGTAACCCATTAAACGATGATAGGGCCATTGGGGAAAACGTGTCTACTAAATTGCTTTATAATCTACGTTAA
- a CDS encoding AraC family transcriptional regulator, with amino-acid sequence MIIKKPTLEKISPSFGSSILVRQHGEKADKNNAFWHFHPELELVYVNKGQGKTHIGNHLSYFNNSQLILIGANLPHNGFTDRLTANGTETTVQFASNFLGDDFLTVPEMANIVALFERAKKGIRFQIDTKKKIGLKIEKLLEHDGLKRMIKFLEILNHLSKTDDYTLLNADGIALETNPQDSNKINTIYKYINANFNEHIALDDIANEVSMTVPAFCRYFKKTTGKTFTQLVNEYRVVHATKLLNESQMSIADVCFECGFNNFSHFNKQFNEITGKSASQYRKEIKHIIQ; translated from the coding sequence ATGATTATTAAAAAACCTACCTTAGAAAAAATTAGCCCAAGTTTCGGGAGCTCTATATTAGTTAGGCAACACGGTGAAAAAGCTGATAAAAACAATGCTTTTTGGCACTTTCACCCTGAATTAGAACTTGTGTATGTAAACAAGGGACAAGGAAAAACACATATTGGTAATCACCTATCTTACTTTAATAATAGTCAACTTATATTAATTGGTGCTAATTTACCACACAATGGGTTTACCGACAGGCTTACAGCCAACGGAACTGAAACTACAGTGCAGTTTGCTTCTAATTTTTTAGGTGACGATTTTTTAACAGTGCCTGAAATGGCAAATATTGTTGCTTTATTTGAACGTGCTAAAAAAGGTATCCGTTTTCAAATAGATACTAAAAAGAAAATTGGGCTTAAAATTGAAAAACTTTTAGAGCATGACGGTTTAAAGCGCATGATTAAGTTTTTAGAAATTTTAAACCACTTATCCAAGACAGATGATTATACCTTATTAAATGCCGACGGAATTGCCTTAGAAACCAATCCGCAGGACAGTAATAAGATTAATACTATATATAAGTACATCAATGCTAATTTTAACGAACATATTGCTTTAGATGATATTGCAAATGAAGTAAGCATGACGGTTCCTGCTTTTTGCCGTTACTTTAAAAAAACTACAGGAAAAACATTTACCCAGCTAGTAAACGAATATAGAGTTGTGCACGCCACGAAGCTTTTAAACGAAAGCCAAATGAGTATTGCTGATGTTTGTTTTGAGTGCGGATTTAATAACTTCTCACATTTTAATAAGCAGTTTAATGAAATTACCGGAAAAAGTGCTTCACAATACCGAAAGGAAATTAAGCATATTATTCAGTAG
- a CDS encoding enoyl-CoA hydratase/isomerase family protein, with amino-acid sequence MNFENILTETNSGITQITINRPTKLNALNKDTIRELHEAFKAADKDKSTKVIILTGSGEKAFVAGADISEFANFSEEKGGKLAAKGQKILFDYIENLGTPVIAAVNGFALGGGLELAMACHIRLASDNAKMGLPEVSLGVIPGYGGTQRLPQLVGKGRALEMIMTAGMIDAETAKNYGLVNHVVTQAELIPLAEKMANKMMRNSSVAIAKAIKAVNAGLEEGKNGYKTEIKQFGKSFGTADFKEGTTAFLQKRTAEFPGE; translated from the coding sequence ATGAATTTCGAAAACATATTAACCGAAACCAACAGCGGTATTACTCAAATTACAATTAACCGCCCAACTAAACTTAACGCACTTAATAAAGACACCATACGAGAATTACACGAAGCTTTTAAAGCCGCCGATAAAGACAAAAGCACCAAAGTAATTATTTTAACTGGTAGCGGAGAAAAAGCATTTGTTGCAGGTGCAGATATTAGCGAGTTTGCTAATTTTTCTGAAGAAAAAGGTGGCAAATTAGCAGCTAAAGGTCAAAAAATATTATTTGATTATATAGAAAATTTAGGCACTCCTGTTATTGCAGCTGTAAATGGTTTTGCTCTAGGTGGCGGATTAGAATTAGCCATGGCTTGCCATATTAGATTGGCCAGCGATAATGCTAAAATGGGATTACCAGAAGTATCTCTTGGTGTTATACCTGGCTATGGAGGCACACAACGTTTACCTCAACTTGTAGGGAAAGGTCGTGCTTTAGAAATGATAATGACTGCCGGAATGATTGATGCCGAAACTGCAAAAAACTACGGTTTAGTAAACCACGTAGTAACACAAGCCGAACTTATACCGTTAGCCGAAAAAATGGCGAATAAAATGATGAGAAACTCATCTGTAGCGATTGCAAAAGCTATTAAAGCGGTAAACGCAGGTTTAGAAGAAGGTAAAAATGGTTACAAAACTGAAATTAAACAATTCGGAAAAAGTTTTGGAACAGCAGATTTTAAAGAAGGAACTACTGCTTTTTTACAGAAACGTACTGCTGAATTTCCCGGAGAATAA
- a CDS encoding sensor histidine kinase translates to MKIKKPSLRTRIFLSMILLVLLASVLITGIAIYQYKEETKDYHTERLERKELNTKTHIKRVLNGRQNTWEVKTENIPIIFKEEIYNIADIHKLQIILYDLDGGLLIASSAGLQKSAVEKCLGADVLNAISNTPDHRYVDKHIENGQTFQSSFTYVTDNKSKPIAILNIPYLENDDFLAKELDEFLSRIIYAYLFVLLMAVGIAFLLSKYITKSLKKISDKINTTRLEKQNKRIEISDTSEEISTLVNSYNSMIDELEESAVQLAKSEREQAWREMAKQVAHEIKNPLTPMRLTVQSFQRKFNPEDENIHSKLDEYSKTLIQQIDTMSSIASAFSNFAKMPAQQNETLNVVEIVKLALDIFNEHYIYFTTEKEEIIAIFDRTQLIRVITNLVKNAIQAMPTKDDPKINVHVGTNNNNVILTVSDNGSGVLEENKKKLFEPKFTTKTSGMGLGLAMVKNIVETYNGTISFESEQDRGAVFKVVFPQKTEHSKNFRNNLS, encoded by the coding sequence ATGAAAATAAAAAAACCATCACTTCGTACGCGCATATTCCTCTCCATGATTCTCTTGGTTTTACTAGCATCTGTGCTTATTACAGGTATAGCTATTTACCAATACAAAGAAGAAACTAAAGACTACCACACCGAGCGATTAGAGCGAAAAGAGCTCAACACAAAAACACACATAAAACGCGTATTAAACGGTAGACAAAACACCTGGGAAGTAAAAACAGAAAACATTCCAATAATATTTAAGGAAGAAATTTACAACATTGCCGATATACACAAACTACAAATAATTCTTTACGATTTAGATGGCGGATTACTAATAGCGTCTAGTGCAGGGTTACAAAAATCGGCCGTAGAAAAATGTTTAGGTGCAGATGTTTTAAATGCCATTTCTAACACACCAGACCACAGGTATGTAGATAAACACATAGAAAACGGACAAACCTTTCAATCCTCTTTTACTTACGTTACCGACAACAAATCGAAACCCATTGCTATTTTAAATATTCCGTATTTAGAAAATGATGATTTTCTAGCTAAAGAACTCGATGAATTTTTATCTCGAATTATCTACGCCTACCTATTCGTGCTACTTATGGCGGTTGGTATTGCTTTTCTATTATCTAAATACATTACCAAATCTCTTAAAAAAATTAGTGATAAAATAAATACCACACGTTTAGAAAAACAGAATAAACGTATTGAAATAAGTGATACCAGCGAAGAAATTTCGACTCTAGTAAACTCATACAACAGCATGATTGACGAGCTAGAAGAAAGTGCTGTACAACTTGCAAAAAGTGAGCGTGAGCAAGCTTGGCGCGAAATGGCAAAACAAGTGGCACACGAAATTAAAAACCCGCTAACACCTATGCGCTTAACTGTGCAAAGTTTTCAACGTAAGTTTAACCCAGAAGACGAAAACATCCACTCTAAATTAGACGAATACAGCAAAACCCTTATTCAGCAAATAGACACCATGAGTTCTATTGCCTCGGCATTTTCAAATTTCGCAAAAATGCCAGCACAGCAAAATGAAACACTAAACGTAGTAGAAATTGTAAAACTCGCTTTAGATATTTTTAACGAGCATTACATTTATTTTACCACCGAGAAAGAAGAAATTATTGCCATTTTCGATAGAACACAACTTATTCGTGTAATTACCAATTTGGTTAAAAACGCTATACAGGCCATGCCAACTAAAGATGATCCAAAAATAAACGTTCACGTTGGCACGAATAACAACAATGTTATTTTAACGGTATCAGACAACGGATCTGGTGTTTTAGAAGAAAATAAAAAGAAACTATTCGAACCAAAGTTTACTACAAAAACCAGCGGCATGGGACTTGGTTTAGCCATGGTTAAAAACATTGTAGAAACCTACAATGGCACAATCTCCTTTGAATCTGAACAAGACAGAGGCGCTGTTTTCAAAGTTGTTTTCCCACAAAAAACAGAACACTCCAAAAACTTTAGAAATAATCTTTCTTAA
- a CDS encoding DUF3108 domain-containing protein, which yields MKKILLILSLVFVAQTGFSQTESAFEDGEWFKFRMSYSNWLKAGNATLAVNDEVLNGKPVYHVVGKGWTTGMIKWFFKVKDRYETYFDKETILPYKFIRNIDEGGHTKDLEIDFDQKNHKAHINDKKHNKKIVIDTKPNIQDMVSTFYYLRNHLDTENLKVGSEVKIDMFFDEENYGFKLQYLGEETIETDFGDVEALKFRPYVMAGRVFKEEESLTLWVSKDKNKLPLRIKADLAVGSLRADLDAFRGLKHPFNVVVKN from the coding sequence ATGAAAAAAATACTACTTATATTATCGTTGGTTTTTGTTGCGCAAACTGGGTTTTCGCAAACCGAATCGGCTTTTGAAGATGGCGAATGGTTTAAGTTTAGGATGAGTTATAGCAATTGGCTAAAGGCAGGTAATGCCACGTTGGCTGTGAATGACGAGGTTTTAAACGGGAAACCTGTTTACCATGTTGTTGGTAAAGGCTGGACGACTGGCATGATTAAGTGGTTTTTTAAGGTGAAGGATAGGTATGAAACTTATTTTGATAAAGAAACTATTTTGCCTTACAAGTTTATACGTAATATTGATGAGGGTGGACATACTAAGGATTTGGAGATTGATTTTGATCAGAAAAACCACAAGGCGCACATTAACGATAAAAAGCATAATAAAAAGATAGTTATTGATACTAAGCCTAATATTCAGGATATGGTGTCTACCTTTTACTATTTGCGTAATCACTTAGATACCGAAAATTTAAAAGTAGGTAGCGAGGTAAAGATTGATATGTTTTTTGATGAAGAAAATTATGGTTTTAAATTACAGTATTTAGGTGAAGAAACCATTGAGACCGATTTTGGAGATGTTGAAGCGTTAAAATTTAGGCCTTATGTTATGGCAGGTCGCGTTTTTAAAGAGGAAGAAAGTTTAACCCTATGGGTTTCGAAAGATAAAAATAAATTACCTTTGCGTATAAAGGCAGATTTGGCTGTGGGTTCGCTTAGAGCAGATTTAGACGCTTTTAGAGGGCTTAAACACCCTTTTAATGTTGTTGTTAAAAACTAA
- a CDS encoding tryptophan 2,3-dioxygenase family protein produces MNSKITDQIKAKFDAIDQDVDAHLEGLLHSKPINYWDYIQTDALLNLQVQRTVFPDELVFIMYHQVNELLFKMVLSEMDQIAKNDTIDTETFTTKIMRISRYFDVLTSSFSIMKDGMDVEQYNKFRTTLTPASGFQSAQYRKIEFASTELINLIDKRFRDTFDKNSSYENAFEHLYWQAAGKDYKTGKKTYTLSDFEGRYKDEFIRFTKFYQHNNLWSKFKGLPKASQENKDLINAMRHYDYTVNIKWVMAHYNTANHYLNINGKTAEATGGSEWVKYMHPKYQKRIFFPDLWTEKEIQEWGTNI; encoded by the coding sequence TTGAACTCTAAAATTACGGATCAAATTAAAGCTAAGTTTGATGCTATTGACCAAGATGTTGATGCGCATTTAGAAGGCTTGTTGCATAGTAAACCAATAAATTATTGGGATTATATACAAACCGATGCTTTATTAAATTTGCAAGTACAGCGTACTGTTTTTCCAGACGAGTTGGTTTTTATAATGTACCATCAGGTAAATGAGTTGTTGTTTAAAATGGTGCTTTCTGAAATGGATCAAATTGCCAAAAACGACACTATTGATACCGAAACGTTTACCACTAAAATAATGCGTATTAGTCGTTATTTTGATGTGTTAACGTCTTCCTTTAGTATCATGAAAGATGGTATGGATGTGGAGCAATACAATAAGTTTAGAACTACGTTAACGCCTGCTAGTGGTTTTCAGAGTGCGCAATATCGTAAAATAGAATTTGCATCGACAGAGTTAATCAACTTAATTGATAAACGTTTTAGAGATACGTTTGATAAAAACTCATCTTACGAAAATGCTTTTGAACACCTGTATTGGCAAGCTGCTGGTAAGGATTACAAAACTGGAAAAAAAACGTACACATTATCTGATTTTGAAGGTCGATATAAAGACGAGTTTATTAGGTTTACAAAATTCTATCAGCATAATAACTTGTGGAGCAAGTTTAAAGGACTGCCTAAAGCATCACAAGAAAATAAAGATTTAATAAATGCCATGAGGCATTACGATTATACGGTGAATATTAAATGGGTTATGGCGCATTATAATACCGCAAATCACTATTTAAATATTAACGGAAAAACTGCCGAGGCAACCGGAGGAAGTGAATGGGTGAAATACATGCACCCTAAATATCAAAAAAGAATATTTTTTCCAGATTTATGGACAGAGAAAGAGATACAAGAGTGGGGAACAAATATATAA
- a CDS encoding peptidoglycan DD-metalloendopeptidase family protein, whose product MDRERDTRVGNKYIILLACAVFFASCKDDEKQSDLEEKDLAVVEMPEENFEFGFNLDDFIVKRDTIKSGDTFGKILDRNHVTYPEIYNIVEKAKDSFNVRSLRPGKPYTLLCAKDSLQTPKCFVYQPNVEEYIVVNFQDSIHAYTSRKPIKYVEKTATGVITNNISQTLEEQGLSQRLAYKMADEIYAWTIDFRRLQKGDRFKVIYTDKYIDDTIYAGVQDVKAAYFEHNSEPFYAFEFVSDSVNGVKDYFNDEAKNLRRAFLKAPVQFSRISSRYNLKRRIAVYGFKLRPHKGTDFAAPIGTPIMATANGTVSKSEKRGGNGNYVKIRHNATYETQYLHMKSRNVKPGQFVKQGDVIGWVGMTGNTGGPHVCYRFWKNGKQVDPFKQKLPEAKGISDSLKIEYLEFISPIKKKLDAIDFLEDVFQDDKLDQPTIKQNTNAISFNN is encoded by the coding sequence ATGGACAGAGAAAGAGATACAAGAGTGGGGAACAAATATATAATTCTATTGGCATGCGCTGTGTTTTTTGCAAGCTGTAAAGACGATGAAAAACAAAGTGATCTAGAGGAGAAAGATTTGGCTGTGGTAGAAATGCCTGAAGAAAACTTCGAATTTGGATTTAATCTAGACGATTTTATTGTGAAGCGTGACACTATTAAAAGTGGTGATACTTTTGGTAAAATACTAGATCGCAACCATGTTACCTATCCGGAAATTTACAATATAGTAGAAAAAGCCAAAGATAGTTTTAATGTTAGAAGCTTGCGTCCAGGTAAGCCGTACACGCTTTTATGTGCTAAAGATTCTTTACAAACTCCTAAATGTTTTGTTTATCAACCCAATGTAGAAGAATATATTGTGGTTAATTTTCAAGATTCTATTCATGCATATACAAGTAGAAAACCTATAAAGTATGTTGAAAAAACTGCAACAGGTGTTATTACTAATAATATTTCGCAAACTTTAGAAGAGCAAGGGTTAAGCCAACGTTTAGCTTATAAAATGGCTGATGAAATTTATGCTTGGACCATAGATTTTAGACGTTTGCAAAAAGGGGATCGCTTTAAAGTTATTTATACCGATAAATATATTGATGATACTATTTACGCGGGTGTTCAAGATGTAAAAGCTGCATATTTTGAACATAATAGCGAACCTTTTTATGCTTTTGAGTTTGTGTCAGATTCTGTAAATGGTGTTAAAGACTATTTTAATGATGAGGCTAAAAATTTGCGTCGTGCCTTTTTAAAAGCTCCCGTTCAATTTAGTAGAATTTCTTCGCGCTATAATTTAAAACGTCGTATTGCGGTTTATGGTTTTAAATTGCGTCCGCACAAAGGAACCGATTTTGCGGCACCAATTGGCACGCCTATTATGGCTACAGCAAATGGTACGGTATCAAAATCTGAAAAACGTGGTGGAAATGGTAATTATGTTAAAATACGCCATAATGCCACTTACGAAACGCAATACCTACACATGAAAAGTCGTAATGTAAAACCGGGTCAATTTGTAAAACAAGGTGATGTTATTGGCTGGGTTGGTATGACGGGGAATACAGGTGGGCCACATGTATGCTATCGTTTCTGGAAAAATGGTAAGCAAGTCGACCCGTTTAAGCAAAAATTACCTGAAGCAAAAGGAATTTCCGATTCACTTAAAATAGAGTACTTAGAGTTTATTTCACCTATAAAAAAGAAATTGGATGCTATTGATTTCTTAGAAGATGTTTTTCAAGATGATAAACTAGATCAACCAACTATAAAACAAAACACTAACGCAATATCATTTAATAATTAA
- the pgi gene encoding glucose-6-phosphate isomerase, which produces MALPNVNPTTTKSWKKLQAHFEAVKDVHMKDLFAEDKTRANKFTIKWDDFYVDFSKNRITEETLKYLLELADDVKLKEAIKSQFSGEIINETEGRAVLHTALRAPKDANFKVDGVNVMPEIYQVKQKIEGFTNEVVSGQRKGYTGKAFTDVVNIGIGGSDLGPAMVVDSLQYYKNHLTTHFVSNVDGDHVNEVIKKLDPETTLFVIVSKTFTTQETLSNANTLKDWFLKSANSDAIAKHFVAVSTNIEKVQGFGIDASNIFPMWDWVGGRFSLWSAVGLTVSLAVGYDNFDSLLKGANKMDEHFKNEDFESNIPVVLALLTIWYNNFFEAESEAVIPYSQYLNQFATYLQQGIMESNGKSVDRNGNPIDYQTGTIIWGEPGTNSQHAFFQLIHQGTKLIPADFIGFTKSLHGNQDHQDKLMSNFLAQTEALLNGKTEAEVVAEGTSEAITPFKVFKGNKPTNTVFINKLSPESLGKLIAMYEHKIFVQGIIWNIFSYDQFGVELGKQLASKILQEFNGSVTNAHDSSTQNLLNYYKQFK; this is translated from the coding sequence ATGGCATTACCAAACGTAAACCCTACAACAACTAAATCTTGGAAGAAATTACAAGCTCATTTTGAAGCTGTAAAAGATGTTCATATGAAAGATTTGTTTGCTGAAGATAAAACTAGAGCAAATAAGTTCACTATTAAATGGGACGATTTTTATGTAGATTTCTCTAAAAACAGAATTACAGAAGAAACGTTAAAGTATTTATTAGAATTAGCCGATGATGTTAAGCTGAAAGAGGCTATTAAGAGTCAGTTTTCTGGTGAAATAATAAACGAAACAGAAGGTAGAGCAGTATTGCACACAGCATTAAGAGCACCGAAAGATGCCAATTTTAAAGTTGATGGTGTTAATGTAATGCCAGAAATATATCAAGTAAAACAAAAAATTGAAGGTTTTACAAATGAAGTTGTAAGCGGACAAAGAAAAGGTTACACCGGAAAAGCATTCACCGATGTTGTAAATATTGGTATTGGAGGTTCGGATCTTGGGCCAGCTATGGTGGTAGATTCTCTTCAGTATTATAAAAATCATTTAACAACTCATTTTGTAAGTAATGTAGATGGTGATCATGTTAATGAGGTTATTAAAAAATTAGATCCAGAAACAACTTTATTTGTAATTGTTTCCAAAACATTTACAACACAAGAAACATTATCTAACGCCAATACTTTAAAAGATTGGTTTTTAAAATCTGCAAATAGCGATGCTATTGCAAAACATTTTGTTGCTGTATCTACCAATATCGAAAAAGTACAAGGTTTCGGTATAGATGCTAGCAATATTTTCCCAATGTGGGATTGGGTTGGAGGGCGTTTCTCTCTTTGGAGTGCCGTTGGATTAACCGTTAGCTTAGCTGTGGGTTATGATAATTTTGATAGCTTATTAAAAGGCGCTAACAAAATGGACGAGCATTTTAAAAATGAAGATTTCGAGTCTAACATTCCTGTTGTTCTAGCGCTATTAACCATATGGTACAATAATTTCTTTGAGGCAGAAAGTGAAGCTGTAATTCCTTATTCGCAATATTTAAATCAATTTGCTACCTATTTACAACAAGGTATTATGGAAAGCAATGGTAAAAGTGTAGATAGAAATGGAAACCCAATAGACTACCAAACAGGTACTATTATTTGGGGCGAGCCAGGAACAAACTCACAACATGCCTTTTTTCAATTAATACATCAAGGTACTAAGTTGATACCTGCAGATTTTATTGGGTTTACTAAGTCTTTACATGGTAACCAAGATCATCAAGATAAATTAATGTCTAACTTTTTAGCGCAAACAGAAGCATTGCTAAATGGTAAAACAGAAGCAGAGGTTGTTGCAGAAGGAACAAGCGAAGCCATAACACCGTTTAAAGTGTTTAAAGGTAATAAGCCAACGAATACTGTTTTTATAAATAAATTGTCGCCAGAAAGTTTAGGGAAACTTATCGCGATGTACGAACATAAAATATTTGTACAAGGAATTATTTGGAACATTTTTAGTTACGATCAATTCGGGGTAGAGTTAGGGAAGCAACTAGCATCTAAAATTTTACAAGAATTTAACGGGAGCGTTACAAATGCACATGACTCTTCTACTCAAAATTTATTGAATTATTATAAGCAATTTAAGTAA